One Paramisgurnus dabryanus chromosome 8, PD_genome_1.1, whole genome shotgun sequence DNA window includes the following coding sequences:
- the LOC141282467 gene encoding uncharacterized protein, with translation MNREDVDCCESSVYVTDDGSLDLVWMSRDQSRTPQPLLDSKLSEKKSRHTQDSELSLTLLCYTESKPTDTQDTTVCDSKQSLQEDQTSTESVCNAEEQQQILQTKLKMCSVKLIDCTNLMMKIKTEPTEIKTELREIKTEPTEIKTEPTEIKTEPTEIKTEPTEIKTEPTEIKTEPTEEEDRTEEDDDFIPSVTNSLIKAVVYDVENRLRKPETVRKF, from the exons ATGAATCgagag gATGTGGATTGTTGTGAATCTTCAGTGTATGTGACTGATGATGGGAGTCTGGATTTAGTGTGGATGAGCAGAGATCAGAGCCGCACACCACAGCCACTGCTGGACTCTAAACTCTCTGAAAAGAAATCCAGACACACACAGGACTCCGAGCTCAGTCTGACTTTACTCTGTTATACTGAGTCAAAGCCCACAGACACTcaggacactacagtgtgtgacagtaaacagagcttacaggaggatcaaacctccacagagtctgtctgtaacgctgaagaacagcagcagatcctgcagaccaaactgaagatgtgttcagttaaactcatcgactgcacgaacctcatgatgaagattaaaactgaacccacagaaatcaaaactgaactcagagaaatcaaaactgaacccacagaaatcaaaactgaacccacagaaatcaaaactgaacccacagaaatcaaaactgaacccacagaaatcaaaactgaacccacagaaatcaaaactgaacctaCAGAAGAGGAAGATCGTACTGAGGAAGATGATGATTTTATTCCATCAG TTACAAATTCACTAATTAAAGCTGTAGTCTACGATGTTGAAAATCGGTTGAGAAAGCCTGAGACGGTTAggaagttttaa